The Nocardioides humi genome includes a region encoding these proteins:
- a CDS encoding ribonucleoside-diphosphate reductase subunit alpha: MSITVIKRDGTRAPYDGYEIARSIEEAAAGLDDEVARATQLRSELEITLFDGITSEQLDEAVVQVALQNVKDDPAYDTIAARLLVKSFYKAIFGEGVTRDEVYAFHAEAFVAYVVRGVELGLLDTRLTEQFDLQRLGAALDPDRDDLLRYVGVQTMRTRYMIAAPEGRPMEMPQFFWMRVAMGLSLNEEDPTSAALGFYDRMSRLEYLAAGSTLVNAGTSYAQLSNCFVMQMEDDIEHIAKSVRDVMWLTKGTGGIGLSVTKLRSEGSPIRSNNTSSTGPIPFMHTIDSTLRAVSRGGKKFGALCFYMENWHLDFPAFLDLRQNSGDPYRRTRTANTAVWISDEFMKRVERDDQWYLFDPAEVPDLVELTGRAFSERYAEYVAMAEAGKLRHKRIGAREQFKAILTTLQSTSHPWLTWKDTINTRALNDNTGTIHLSNLCTEITLPQDRDNVAVCNLASINLSRHVTGRRRSAGGEGAKVDWDRLAASTRSAVRQLDNLIDITISSVPESEHSNSENRALGLGVMGFTDIVERFGWSYASPESYDLIDEIMEFVSWHAIDASADLARERGAYPNCEGSGWSRGMVPVDTLDRLAADRGTEVTVDRRTRLDWDALRAKVAGGIRNSTLLAIAPTASIGLVAGTTPGLDPQFSQIFSRATSSGKFLEVNRNLVEDLRAAGIWEDVREDLLRHQGDLSKVEGVPAELVEIYQTSFQLPGRAYLEVAARAQKWIDQAISRNIYLADRSVTTMVDLYTEAWRLGVKTTYYLHMMPRHTAEQSTVKVNKAEQVAPAGGGGAPRRGFGAAAPAKRGFGAVAAAPAPVVPPDVEELPQAEVVEDVQCPVDPMERLQCESCQ, translated from the coding sequence TCGACGGCATCACCAGCGAGCAGCTCGACGAGGCCGTCGTGCAGGTCGCGCTGCAGAACGTCAAGGACGACCCGGCGTACGACACGATCGCGGCGCGGCTGCTCGTCAAGAGCTTCTACAAGGCGATCTTCGGCGAGGGCGTCACCCGCGACGAGGTCTACGCGTTCCATGCCGAGGCCTTCGTCGCGTACGTCGTGCGCGGCGTCGAGCTCGGGCTGCTGGACACCCGCCTGACCGAGCAGTTCGACCTGCAGCGGCTGGGTGCGGCGCTCGACCCCGACCGCGACGACCTGCTGCGCTACGTCGGCGTGCAGACCATGCGCACCCGCTACATGATCGCCGCGCCCGAGGGCCGGCCGATGGAGATGCCGCAGTTCTTCTGGATGCGCGTGGCGATGGGCCTCTCGCTCAACGAGGAGGACCCGACCTCGGCGGCGCTCGGCTTCTACGACCGGATGTCGCGCCTGGAGTACCTCGCGGCCGGCTCGACGCTGGTCAACGCCGGCACGTCGTACGCCCAGCTCTCCAACTGCTTCGTGATGCAGATGGAGGACGACATCGAGCACATCGCCAAGTCGGTGCGCGACGTCATGTGGCTGACCAAGGGCACCGGCGGCATCGGCCTGTCGGTCACCAAGCTACGCTCCGAGGGCTCGCCGATCCGGTCCAACAACACCAGCTCCACCGGGCCGATCCCGTTCATGCACACCATCGACTCCACGCTGCGCGCGGTCAGCCGCGGCGGCAAGAAGTTCGGCGCGCTGTGCTTCTACATGGAGAACTGGCACCTCGACTTCCCGGCGTTCCTCGACCTGCGCCAGAACTCCGGCGACCCCTACCGTCGTACCCGCACCGCCAACACGGCGGTCTGGATCAGCGACGAGTTCATGAAGCGCGTCGAGCGCGACGACCAGTGGTACCTCTTCGACCCGGCCGAGGTCCCCGACCTGGTCGAGCTCACCGGGCGCGCGTTCAGCGAGCGGTACGCCGAGTACGTCGCGATGGCCGAGGCGGGGAAGCTCCGGCACAAGAGGATCGGCGCGCGCGAGCAGTTCAAGGCGATCCTCACGACCCTGCAGTCGACCTCGCACCCGTGGCTGACGTGGAAGGACACGATCAACACCCGTGCCCTCAACGACAACACCGGCACCATCCACCTGTCGAACCTGTGCACCGAGATCACGCTCCCGCAGGACCGCGACAACGTGGCCGTCTGCAACCTGGCGTCGATCAACCTCTCCCGCCACGTCACCGGCCGCCGCCGCAGTGCTGGTGGAGAGGGGGCGAAGGTCGACTGGGACCGGCTCGCGGCGTCGACCCGCTCGGCCGTGCGCCAGCTCGACAACCTGATCGACATCACGATCAGCTCGGTGCCGGAGTCCGAGCACTCCAACTCCGAGAACCGCGCGCTGGGCCTGGGCGTCATGGGCTTCACCGACATCGTCGAGCGCTTCGGCTGGAGCTACGCCTCGCCGGAGTCCTACGACCTGATCGACGAGATCATGGAGTTCGTCTCCTGGCACGCCATCGACGCCTCGGCCGACCTGGCCCGCGAGCGCGGCGCGTACCCGAACTGCGAGGGCTCCGGCTGGTCGCGCGGGATGGTGCCGGTCGACACCCTCGACCGGCTCGCCGCCGACCGCGGCACCGAGGTGACCGTCGACCGTCGTACCCGGCTCGACTGGGACGCCCTGCGCGCCAAGGTCGCCGGCGGCATCCGCAACTCCACCCTGCTCGCCATCGCGCCCACCGCGTCCATCGGCCTGGTCGCCGGCACGACGCCCGGGCTGGACCCGCAGTTCAGCCAGATCTTCAGCCGGGCCACCAGCTCGGGCAAGTTCCTCGAGGTCAACCGCAACCTGGTCGAGGACCTGCGCGCGGCGGGCATCTGGGAGGACGTCCGCGAGGACCTGCTGCGCCACCAGGGCGACCTGTCCAAGGTGGAGGGCGTGCCGGCCGAGCTGGTCGAGATCTACCAGACCTCCTTCCAGCTCCCGGGCCGTGCCTACCTCGAGGTGGCCGCGCGGGCGCAGAAGTGGATCGACCAGGCGATCAGCCGCAACATCTACCTCGCCGACCGGTCGGTGACCACCATGGTCGACCTCTACACCGAGGCGTGGCGGCTGGGCGTCAAGACGACGTACTACCTGCACATGATGCCGCGGCACACCGCCGAGCAGTCGACGGTGAAGGTCAACAAGGCCGAGCAGGTCGCGCCCGCCGGCGGTGGCGGTGCGCCGCGCCGCGGGTTCGGTGCGGCGGCTCCGGCGAAGCGTGGCTTCGGGGCGGTCGCCGCGGCACCGGCGCCCGTCGTACCGCCGGACGTCGAGGAGCTGCCGCAGGCCGAGGTGGTCGAGGACGTGCAATGCCCCGTCGACCCGATGGAGCGACTGCAGTGCGAGTCGTGCCAGTGA
- a CDS encoding ribonucleotide-diphosphate reductase subunit beta, whose amino-acid sequence MLGTGIEEGLLLKPVTYPWAMELYDQAVANTWFPNEIQLGEDLGDFERMSEDERRALTFLMSYFNPNELLVNKALAFGVYPYVNAAECHLYLAKQMWEEANHCMSFEYVLETFPIDRAAAYDSHVTVPSMAAKEAFEIRFIKRMTEQTLDITTTEGKQDFVRNLIAYNVILEGIWFYSGFMVALSFRQRNLLRNFSSLVDWIVRDESLHLKFGINLVLTVLEENPEVATEEFAAEIKQMILDAVEMEEAYNRDLLPNGILGLNADYINQYVKYLADRRLDELGFGAHYGVANPAKWMATANDTLQLVNFFESINTSYEVNAKQG is encoded by the coding sequence ATCCTCGGCACCGGCATCGAGGAGGGCCTCCTCCTCAAGCCGGTGACCTACCCGTGGGCGATGGAGCTCTACGACCAGGCGGTCGCCAACACCTGGTTCCCCAACGAGATCCAGCTGGGGGAGGACCTCGGCGACTTCGAGCGGATGAGCGAGGACGAGCGGCGCGCCCTCACCTTCCTGATGAGCTACTTCAACCCCAACGAGCTGCTCGTCAACAAGGCGCTGGCGTTCGGCGTCTACCCCTACGTCAACGCGGCGGAGTGCCACCTCTACCTCGCCAAGCAGATGTGGGAGGAGGCCAACCACTGCATGTCCTTCGAGTACGTCCTGGAGACCTTCCCGATCGACCGCGCGGCGGCGTACGACTCCCATGTCACGGTCCCGTCGATGGCCGCCAAGGAGGCCTTCGAGATCCGGTTCATCAAGCGGATGACCGAGCAGACCCTCGACATCACCACGACCGAGGGCAAGCAGGACTTCGTGCGGAACCTGATCGCCTACAACGTGATCCTCGAGGGGATCTGGTTCTACTCCGGGTTCATGGTGGCGCTGAGCTTCCGGCAGCGGAACCTGCTGCGGAACTTCTCCTCGCTCGTCGACTGGATCGTCCGCGACGAGTCGCTGCACCTGAAGTTCGGCATCAACCTGGTGCTGACCGTGCTGGAGGAGAACCCCGAGGTCGCGACCGAGGAGTTCGCCGCCGAGATCAAGCAGATGATCCTCGACGCGGTGGAGATGGAGGAGGCCTACAACCGGGACCTGCTGCCCAACGGCATCCTGGGGCTCAACGCCGACTACATCAACCAGTACGTCAAGTACCTCGCCGACCGGCGCCTCGACGAGCTCGGGTTCGGGGCGCACTACGGCGTCGCGAACCCCGCCAAGTGGATGGCGACGGCCAACGACACCCTGCAGCTGGTCAACTTCTTCGAGTCGATCAACACCTCGTACGAGGTGAACGCGAAGCAGGGCTGA
- a CDS encoding superoxide dismutase yields MADYTLPDLPYDFAALEPYISGAIMELHHDKHHATYVKGVNSTIEQLAEAREQDSFTHLTGLEKTLSFHLGGHINHSIFWPNMSPDGGDKPTGELAQAIEEYFGSFDRFRAQFQANALGIQGSGWSILAWDTLGQRLHIVQLYDQQANLPACLVPLLMLDMWEHAYYLDYRNDKAAFVAQWWNIANWADVQQRFEQARAQTPGLV; encoded by the coding sequence ATGGCCGACTACACGCTGCCCGACCTGCCCTACGACTTCGCCGCCCTGGAGCCCTACATCTCCGGCGCGATCATGGAGCTGCACCACGACAAGCACCACGCGACGTACGTCAAGGGGGTCAACAGCACGATCGAGCAGCTCGCCGAGGCGCGGGAGCAGGACTCCTTCACCCACCTCACGGGCCTGGAGAAGACCCTGTCCTTCCACCTGGGCGGGCACATCAACCACTCGATCTTCTGGCCGAACATGTCGCCCGACGGCGGCGACAAGCCCACCGGCGAGCTGGCGCAGGCGATCGAGGAGTACTTCGGCAGCTTCGACAGGTTCCGCGCGCAGTTCCAGGCCAACGCGCTGGGGATCCAGGGCTCGGGCTGGTCGATCCTCGCGTGGGACACGCTCGGCCAGCGGCTGCACATCGTGCAGCTCTACGACCAGCAGGCCAACCTGCCGGCCTGCCTGGTCCCGCTGCTGATGCTCGACATGTGGGAGCACGCCTACTACCTGGACTACCGGAACGACAAGGCGGCGTTCGTTGCGCAGTGGTGGAACATCGCCAACTGGGCCGACGTGCAGCAGCGCTTCGAGCAGGCCCGGGCGCAGACGCCGGGACTGGTCTGA
- a CDS encoding superoxide dismutase encodes MSGDERRTQLAPVVAAAQRVAGIVAARGRGDAEGARELLLSFDDDRELAGGALLVAELSLGLLRRETGESLDACVRDLCVEMETALR; translated from the coding sequence ATGAGCGGCGACGAGCGGCGCACCCAGTTGGCGCCCGTGGTCGCCGCCGCGCAGCGGGTCGCCGGCATCGTCGCGGCGCGCGGGCGCGGCGACGCCGAGGGCGCGCGCGAGCTGCTGCTCAGCTTCGACGACGACCGCGAGCTCGCGGGCGGTGCGCTGCTCGTCGCCGAGCTGAGCCTGGGCCTGCTGCGGCGCGAGACCGGCGAGTCGCTCGACGCGTGTGTGCGGGACCTGTGCGTCGAGATGGAGACCGCCCTGCGCTGA
- a CDS encoding ZIP family metal transporter, with protein MTVAFVFTALAGAATALGGLAAVHRWVRSDTGLAAALGFAAGAMLLVSVAEIVPKGAHDLAPSLGVREAWGATLALVALGSVGTALLQWRAAAGAERRRRRGDRSDADPDRRRLLRSGLVVAVAVSAHNLPEGLATFVATVDDPSAGAAVAIAIAIHNVPEGVAVAAPFYGAGVGRGRALAAATLSGLAEPVGAVLGYLVLIALLPPSAYAVIFGLVAGVMLHIAVTELLPSARRLATLRAVATSFAAGAGTMALSLALLRIA; from the coding sequence ATGACGGTCGCATTCGTCTTCACCGCGCTGGCGGGCGCGGCGACGGCGCTGGGCGGACTGGCCGCGGTGCACCGCTGGGTCCGCAGTGACACCGGCCTGGCGGCGGCGCTCGGCTTCGCGGCGGGGGCCATGCTGCTGGTGTCGGTCGCCGAGATCGTCCCGAAGGGGGCGCACGATCTCGCGCCGTCGCTCGGGGTGCGCGAGGCGTGGGGGGCGACCCTGGCGCTGGTCGCGCTCGGCTCGGTCGGCACCGCGCTGCTCCAGTGGCGCGCGGCCGCCGGCGCCGAGCGGAGGCGCCGGCGCGGCGACCGGAGCGATGCCGACCCCGACCGCCGGCGGCTGCTGCGCAGCGGCCTCGTCGTGGCGGTCGCGGTGAGCGCCCACAACCTGCCGGAGGGCCTCGCGACCTTCGTCGCGACCGTCGACGATCCCAGCGCCGGCGCCGCGGTGGCGATCGCGATCGCGATCCACAACGTGCCTGAGGGAGTCGCGGTGGCCGCGCCGTTCTACGGCGCCGGCGTCGGCCGGGGCAGGGCACTCGCGGCGGCGACGCTCTCGGGGCTCGCCGAGCCCGTGGGCGCGGTGCTCGGCTATCTCGTCCTGATCGCGCTGCTCCCGCCGTCCGCCTACGCCGTCATCTTCGGCCTCGTCGCCGGCGTGATGCTGCACATCGCCGTCACCGAGCTGCTCCCGAGCGCCCGCCGCCTCGCCACCCTCCGCGCGGTCGCGACGTCGTTCGCCGCCGGCGCCGGCACCATGGCGCTGAGCCTCGCGCTGCTCCGCATCGCCTGA
- a CDS encoding sulfite exporter TauE/SafE family protein, which yields MDGATLAVGLVAGALIAAVTAPVGVSGAVFLLPVQLDVLRVPNPAVTPTNLLFNVVSAPGALWRYHRAGQHPGALTTPMLVGTVPGVVLGAVLRVQVVPDARSFRLVAAAVLLPIGGWLVRRSLRRTTPADPAPRPVTGASIAVAGAVVGVVGGVYGIGGGSILAPLLVARGLPVAKVAPAALASTLVTSLVGALTFAVLATGGDRAAAPDWTLGIACGLGGLVGGYVGAGWHRRLDEARLTGLLGLVALALAAVYLVRGLG from the coding sequence GTGGATGGGGCGACGCTCGCGGTCGGACTGGTCGCGGGAGCGCTCATCGCCGCCGTCACGGCGCCGGTGGGCGTGTCCGGCGCCGTGTTCCTGCTCCCGGTGCAGCTCGACGTGCTGCGGGTCCCCAACCCCGCCGTCACGCCGACGAACCTCCTGTTCAACGTCGTCTCCGCGCCGGGCGCGCTGTGGCGCTACCACCGCGCCGGTCAGCATCCCGGGGCGCTCACGACGCCGATGCTGGTGGGCACCGTGCCCGGTGTCGTCCTCGGCGCGGTACTGCGCGTCCAGGTCGTGCCCGACGCACGCTCGTTCCGACTGGTCGCCGCAGCCGTGCTGTTGCCGATCGGAGGCTGGCTCGTCCGCCGCTCGCTGCGGCGCACGACACCGGCGGATCCCGCGCCACGGCCCGTCACGGGCGCGTCGATCGCCGTCGCCGGAGCCGTGGTCGGCGTGGTGGGAGGCGTATACGGCATCGGGGGCGGATCGATCCTGGCGCCGCTCCTCGTCGCCCGCGGGCTGCCGGTCGCCAAGGTCGCGCCGGCGGCGCTCGCATCCACCCTGGTCACCTCGCTCGTCGGCGCCCTCACCTTCGCCGTCCTCGCAACCGGCGGCGACCGCGCCGCCGCACCCGACTGGACGCTCGGCATCGCGTGCGGCCTCGGCGGCCTGGTCGGAGGGTACGTCGGAGCCGGCTGGCACCGACGTCTGGACGAGGCGCGGCTGACCGGTCTGCTGGGCCTCGTCGCGCTGGCTCTCGCCGCGGTCTACCTCGTCCGGGGACTCGGCTGA
- a CDS encoding GGDEF domain-containing protein — MNTRRGRGPAYLRDLPTLVVATTAMYLGGALMLGVALLAWSPGNNPRWLLGTLAVAAAACAVFALVRRTRFTRSQALVMVTLQVGVVAGLSWRTDVDVAALTNGAVLPIIGAYASWLLHPVAGRAVVYTGALCWAAVVLGRGEQALTSGVLSTLLQTVLAAEAFGLLHRRVDRLTHTDPLTGLLNRRGIVESAEQELSRARRRGRPLCVAMIDIDGLREVNNRSGHGAGDDLIRAVTASWAELADRGWRIGRVGGDEFVMVLPGLVEDLARELLAEAAARSPYDWTAGVAQAGPGETFEEVLDRADQAMYAAKPPSD, encoded by the coding sequence ATGAACACGCGCCGCGGTCGCGGGCCGGCGTATCTGCGGGACCTGCCGACCCTCGTCGTCGCCACGACGGCGATGTACCTCGGCGGCGCGCTGATGCTGGGTGTCGCCCTGCTGGCGTGGTCGCCGGGCAACAACCCCCGCTGGCTCCTCGGCACCCTCGCCGTCGCCGCGGCGGCGTGCGCGGTGTTCGCGCTGGTCCGCCGCACGCGGTTCACCCGCAGCCAGGCGCTGGTCATGGTGACCCTCCAAGTCGGGGTGGTGGCGGGTCTGAGCTGGCGGACCGACGTCGACGTGGCCGCGCTGACCAACGGTGCCGTGCTGCCGATCATCGGCGCCTATGCGAGCTGGCTGCTGCACCCCGTCGCGGGCCGCGCGGTGGTCTACACCGGGGCGCTGTGCTGGGCCGCCGTCGTGCTCGGCCGCGGCGAGCAGGCCCTGACCAGCGGCGTGCTGTCCACCCTGCTGCAGACGGTCCTCGCCGCCGAGGCCTTCGGCCTCCTGCACCGGCGCGTCGACCGGCTCACGCACACCGACCCCCTGACCGGCCTGCTCAACCGCCGCGGGATCGTCGAGTCCGCCGAGCAGGAGCTGTCCCGCGCGCGGCGCCGGGGCAGGCCGCTGTGCGTCGCGATGATCGACATCGACGGCCTGCGCGAGGTGAACAACCGGTCGGGTCACGGCGCCGGCGACGACCTCATCCGCGCCGTCACGGCGTCGTGGGCGGAGCTCGCGGACCGGGGCTGGCGGATCGGGCGGGTCGGCGGTGACGAGTTCGTCATGGTGCTGCCCGGCCTCGTGGAGGACCTGGCGCGGGAGCTGCTGGCCGAGGCGGCCGCGCGCTCGCCGTACGACTGGACGGCGGGCGTCGCCCAGGCCGGTCCGGGCGAGACCTTCGAGGAGGTCCTGGACCGCGCCGACCAGGCGATGTACGCCGCCAAGCCGCCGTCGGACTGA
- a CDS encoding ABC transporter substrate-binding protein, giving the protein MRVVSLLPSTTEILFGLGAGEDVVGVTFECDFPAEARERRVVSTSAMPEGLSPREIDAFVAAALRRGEDLYHLRADALAELDPHLVVTQDLCAVCAVDVAVVDDALAYLGCRADVLTVDPHTIEDVLASVVLLGERTGRAAAAHAWVAGLRERLAIVAEAVAGAPRPRVLVLEWTDPPFAPGHWIPEMVELAGGDPVLGTTGAKSVRTTWPAAVATRPDVVVCAPCGYDLDASAELAAGVAHHFPGVPVWAVDANASFARPGPRIVDGVEALASILHPGLAGIPAPDPARVLAIPPTARAVSLRSTVR; this is encoded by the coding sequence ATGCGCGTGGTCTCACTGCTTCCCTCGACGACCGAGATCCTGTTCGGGCTCGGTGCGGGCGAGGACGTCGTCGGGGTGACCTTCGAGTGCGACTTCCCCGCCGAGGCGCGGGAGCGCCGGGTGGTGTCGACCTCGGCGATGCCGGAGGGCCTGTCCCCGCGGGAGATCGACGCGTTCGTCGCCGCGGCGCTGCGTCGCGGGGAGGACCTCTACCACCTGCGGGCCGACGCGCTGGCCGAGCTCGACCCGCACCTCGTGGTCACCCAGGACCTCTGTGCGGTGTGCGCCGTGGACGTCGCCGTGGTCGACGACGCGCTGGCCTACCTGGGCTGCCGCGCCGACGTCCTCACCGTCGACCCGCACACGATCGAGGACGTGCTCGCGTCCGTCGTGCTCCTGGGCGAGCGCACCGGGAGGGCCGCGGCCGCCCACGCCTGGGTCGCGGGTCTGCGCGAGCGCCTGGCCATCGTGGCCGAGGCCGTTGCCGGCGCTCCGCGCCCGCGGGTGCTCGTGCTGGAGTGGACCGATCCGCCGTTCGCGCCCGGGCACTGGATCCCGGAGATGGTGGAGCTCGCCGGCGGCGACCCCGTGCTGGGTACGACGGGCGCGAAGTCGGTCCGCACGACCTGGCCGGCCGCCGTCGCCACCCGCCCCGACGTCGTCGTGTGCGCGCCCTGCGGGTACGACCTCGACGCGAGCGCCGAGCTGGCGGCGGGCGTCGCACACCACTTCCCCGGCGTTCCCGTCTGGGCGGTCGACGCCAACGCCTCCTTCGCCCGGCCCGGCCCCCGCATCGTCGACGGCGTCGAGGCGCTGGCCTCGATCCTCCACCCCGGCCTCGCCGGGATCCCGGCTCCGGATCCCGCCCGAGTCCTGGCGATCCCGCCCACCGCCAGGGCGGTGTCCCTACGCTCGACGGTGCGCTAG
- a CDS encoding type 1 glutamine amidotransferase domain-containing protein translates to MTETVTPDTDPTTPRKVAFLVAPEGIERVELDDPWQAVADAGHEPVLISTQPGEAQTFEHLDKSETRPIDVTVADADPSSYAALVLPGGVANPDALRTDAGAVAFVRAFMESAKPVAAICHAPWTLAEADVVRDRTLTSWPSLQTDLRNAGATWVDERVVTDGNLITSRKPDDLPAFIGALLEAVDHGADSVPASQA, encoded by the coding sequence ATGACCGAGACCGTCACCCCCGACACCGACCCCACCACCCCGCGCAAGGTCGCCTTCCTCGTCGCCCCCGAGGGCATCGAGCGCGTCGAGCTCGACGACCCGTGGCAGGCCGTCGCCGACGCCGGCCACGAGCCCGTGCTGATCAGCACCCAGCCGGGTGAGGCGCAGACCTTCGAGCACCTCGACAAGTCCGAGACGCGGCCGATCGACGTCACCGTCGCCGACGCCGACCCGTCGTCGTACGCCGCCCTGGTGCTGCCCGGCGGCGTCGCCAACCCCGACGCCCTGCGCACCGACGCCGGCGCCGTGGCCTTCGTCCGCGCCTTCATGGAGTCCGCGAAGCCCGTCGCCGCGATCTGCCACGCCCCCTGGACCCTCGCGGAGGCGGACGTCGTCCGCGACCGCACGCTCACGTCGTGGCCGAGCCTGCAGACGGACCTGCGCAATGCCGGCGCCACCTGGGTCGACGAGCGCGTCGTCACCGACGGCAACCTGATCACCAGCCGCAAGCCCGACGACCTGCCGGCCTTCATCGGCGCCCTGCTCGAGGCCGTCGACCACGGCGCCGACTCGGTCCCCGCCTCGCAGGCCTGA
- a CDS encoding Fur family transcriptional regulator — protein MTAPDFQQQLRDVALRVTRPRLAVLEAVHARPHADTESVIAAARALLPEVSHQAVYDSLHTLTEAGLVRSIKPAGSVARYETRTGDNHHHVVCRSCGEIADVDCAVGHVPCLTASDSHGFVIDEAEVIYWGLCPDCTSRPL, from the coding sequence ATGACGGCGCCCGACTTCCAGCAGCAGCTGCGGGACGTCGCGCTCCGGGTCACCCGGCCCCGGCTCGCGGTCCTCGAGGCGGTGCACGCGCGCCCGCACGCGGACACCGAGTCGGTGATCGCGGCGGCGCGTGCGCTGCTGCCCGAGGTGTCCCACCAGGCGGTGTACGACTCGCTGCACACGCTGACCGAGGCGGGGCTGGTGCGCAGCATCAAGCCCGCCGGGTCGGTGGCGCGGTACGAGACGCGCACCGGCGACAACCACCACCACGTCGTGTGCCGCTCCTGCGGCGAGATCGCCGACGTGGACTGCGCGGTCGGCCACGTGCCGTGCCTGACCGCCTCCGACTCCCACGGCTTCGTGATCGACGAGGCCGAGGTCATCTATTGGGGTCTCTGCCCCGACTGCACATCCCGCCCCTTGTAG